A region from the Janthinobacterium agaricidamnosum genome encodes:
- a CDS encoding HupE/UreJ family protein: MKLMTNKPGLGAWWSWLAGALLWLCAGIAAAHGVSESDKGFLQASSGMQILPYIYLGAKHMVTGYDHLLFLCGVIFFLYRMKDIGLYVTLFAIGHSTTLLLGVINGWHINAYFVDAIIGLSIVYRAFDNLGGFQAVFGVQPNKRAAVLIFGFFHGLGLATKLQDFALSADGLVPNMIAFNVGVEIGQLLALSMILIAMRYWRSTTSFVRHAATGNFVLMTAGFILAGYQFTGFLSK, from the coding sequence ATGAAATTGATGACGAACAAGCCGGGCCTTGGCGCCTGGTGGAGCTGGTTGGCCGGCGCCTTGCTGTGGCTATGCGCTGGTATCGCGGCCGCCCATGGCGTATCCGAGTCCGACAAGGGCTTTCTGCAGGCCAGCAGCGGCATGCAGATCCTGCCGTACATTTATCTGGGGGCCAAGCACATGGTCACCGGCTACGATCATTTGCTGTTTTTGTGCGGCGTGATCTTCTTCCTGTACCGCATGAAGGATATCGGCCTGTATGTGACGCTGTTTGCCATCGGCCACAGCACGACCTTGCTGCTGGGCGTGATCAACGGCTGGCATATCAATGCTTATTTTGTTGACGCCATTATCGGCCTGTCCATCGTGTACCGCGCATTCGACAACCTGGGCGGTTTCCAGGCGGTCTTTGGCGTGCAGCCGAACAAGCGGGCGGCCGTGCTGATCTTCGGCTTCTTCCATGGTCTTGGCCTGGCTACCAAGCTACAGGACTTTGCCTTGTCCGCCGATGGCCTGGTGCCAAACATGATCGCCTTCAATGTCGGCGTGGAGATCGGCCAGCTGCTGGCCTTGAGCATGATCCTGATCGCCATGCGCTACTGGCGCAGCACCACCAGCTTTGTACGGCATGCCGCCACCGGCAATTTCGTCCTGATGACGGCCGGATTCATTCTGGCCGGCTACCAATTCACCGGCTTTCTTAGCAAATAG
- a CDS encoding UvrD-helicase domain-containing protein, whose translation MNSRANKPDTQADIDLRNCLGNVPPRSFIMKAGAGSGKTTSLIKGLSSIIQMHGDKLKKTRQRVACITYTEIAAGEIWRDVGSDPLVHVSTIHSFMWLLAKPFQNDIRVWVSGRIVEKIEALEEKQAAYGPRVQQRTKDKDTRDIERLHRQSGRIAAVKGFRYGTGSNYAKGILGHDEILKLVPYLIAERPLFRVLLARQFPFVFVDESQDTTTEVVEALKTVEREPEVTFCLGFFGDPMQRIYATGTGQVEAEPTWADIPKPENFRCSTKVLKLANAIRRDGDDLVQTPGQRLGPDGIVPTPEGSAHLFIFPADDTRDANLVRVREWMAARTGDDHWQSGDDDQARVKLLVIVHNMAARRLGFGDLYAALNSKAPLAFKDGFLDGSAWPISACVKFLIPIAIAHTRGRQLEVMRLIREYSLLLDKDSLVEVSVAERLKVLGDLIASIAEGIAGDSGVTIGALLRQVHVAELLILDPRLVSYLDPNAAVPVPPEPEKGADNDDDVQEDDESDKEMASMDAFLACPASQLLSYHTYISERSPFWTQQGIKGAEFDRVLVVLDDAESSHFQFSYEKYLGLKEPSDNDRKHIDAGEETTMDRTRRLFYVSCTRALKDLAVVLFTANPEQAAEHIRQLDLFDVEAIHTGAVFVAP comes from the coding sequence ATGAATAGCCGAGCGAATAAGCCGGACACACAGGCCGACATCGATCTGCGAAACTGCCTTGGAAACGTGCCACCTCGCAGTTTCATCATGAAGGCTGGTGCTGGCTCTGGAAAAACTACGTCGCTGATTAAAGGCCTGTCATCAATTATCCAAATGCACGGCGATAAGCTTAAGAAGACCCGTCAACGCGTTGCCTGCATTACCTACACCGAGATTGCGGCCGGAGAGATCTGGCGGGACGTCGGCAGTGACCCTCTGGTTCACGTTTCTACAATCCACAGCTTCATGTGGCTGCTGGCTAAGCCTTTCCAGAACGACATTCGCGTTTGGGTGTCTGGGCGCATCGTGGAAAAAATTGAGGCTCTTGAAGAAAAGCAGGCAGCCTATGGTCCCAGGGTTCAGCAACGGACGAAGGATAAGGACACCCGAGATATAGAACGCCTCCATCGGCAGTCGGGGCGGATCGCTGCAGTCAAAGGTTTCCGATACGGAACAGGTAGTAACTACGCAAAGGGGATTCTGGGCCATGATGAAATTCTGAAGCTCGTACCCTATCTGATTGCCGAACGCCCTCTCTTCCGAGTCCTTCTCGCGCGCCAGTTCCCTTTCGTATTTGTCGACGAAAGCCAAGACACGACCACCGAGGTCGTGGAAGCTTTGAAGACCGTCGAGCGTGAACCCGAAGTCACATTTTGTCTCGGCTTCTTTGGGGATCCGATGCAACGTATCTACGCTACGGGGACCGGACAGGTTGAAGCAGAACCCACTTGGGCTGACATTCCGAAACCTGAAAATTTTCGGTGCTCAACTAAAGTTCTGAAGCTCGCGAATGCCATTCGTCGTGATGGTGATGACCTAGTTCAAACCCCTGGCCAACGTCTAGGCCCAGACGGCATCGTTCCAACCCCTGAAGGTTCAGCGCACCTTTTCATTTTCCCTGCGGATGATACACGGGACGCGAATCTGGTTCGAGTACGCGAATGGATGGCGGCACGAACCGGTGATGACCATTGGCAATCAGGTGATGACGACCAAGCGCGCGTCAAGCTTCTTGTCATTGTTCACAATATGGCCGCAAGGCGGTTAGGATTTGGAGACCTCTACGCTGCGCTCAACTCCAAAGCTCCATTGGCGTTCAAAGACGGTTTTTTAGACGGATCTGCGTGGCCTATTTCGGCATGTGTAAAGTTTTTGATCCCGATCGCTATCGCTCACACTCGTGGCCGACAGCTTGAAGTGATGCGACTTATTCGGGAATATTCACTTCTTCTCGATAAAGATTCCCTTGTCGAGGTAAGCGTAGCTGAGCGTCTTAAAGTACTTGGTGACCTTATCGCTTCGATCGCAGAAGGCATAGCGGGGGATTCCGGAGTAACGATCGGCGCTCTTCTGAGACAGGTACATGTCGCTGAGTTATTGATCCTCGACCCTCGGTTAGTATCGTACTTGGACCCAAATGCAGCTGTTCCTGTGCCGCCTGAGCCCGAAAAAGGCGCGGACAATGACGACGACGTTCAAGAAGACGATGAGTCCGACAAGGAAATGGCCTCAATGGATGCTTTTCTAGCGTGCCCTGCTAGCCAGCTTTTGTCATACCATACCTATATCTCGGAACGGTCACCTTTTTGGACTCAGCAAGGCATCAAAGGAGCCGAGTTCGATAGGGTACTTGTCGTCTTGGATGATGCTGAAAGTAGCCACTTCCAGTTCTCCTACGAAAAATACCTAGGCCTTAAGGAACCGTCAGATAACGACCGAAAACATATAGATGCAGGCGAAGAAACAACCATGGATCGAACGCGCCGTCTTTTCTATGTGAGTTGCACGAGGGCGTTGAAAGACCTCGCGGTTGTTCTTTTCACGGCCAATCCTGAGCAGGCAGCGGAGCACATACGTCAGCTTGATCTTTTTGACGTTGAAGCAATCCACACTGGAGCCGTCTTCGTGGCACCATAA
- a CDS encoding AAA family ATPase, which translates to MAFYVISKISGGFFVHLHSYRLRNFRRLKDAHIELADDISIFVGSNNSGKTSATQAIHAFVTGGRDRFSLYDFSSSCWKIFDEAANINLAAPIPKGFTLPSIDLDLWFEVAAPDLYLVIPLLPSTAWEGTKVGIRVSLTARSPINLIRNFQEAKVKGAGQAAELPPESQYIPWPRSMTDYLQRELKSEYELRYFILDRTQFDETFREIGGYIPDELGGEPGGGTILKSLIHIDNLGAQRHLADPNPEAGSRSEDLSKRLSRFYKRNLNQRQDDHIALKALFESEQALNIHLDGVFKPTLDRLAKLGYPGVNNPRLKIMSALDPAHVMSQDARVHYQIGEGEDTNTLPDSYNGLGFKNLIYMVVEILDSQARWATMDDRPPLHLLFVEEPEAHLHAQLQQVFIRNILELLNIEGDDGSIFGSQMVITTHSPHILYERGFKPIRYFRRKKVGKEQLTEVLNLSAFYKNQPDDRDFLERYLKLTHCDLFFSDAAILVEGNVERLLLPVMIRKSAKTLRSACLCILEVGGAFGHRFQSLIEFLGLTTLIITDIDSVALVAPAAVDDEEVEEFEVPHDAEDDAAVQAQDNGQDPVDEAMVPAPKKKYGKACLPSEPDAATSNQTLIKWLPGKFTIEDLRNASEADKIHVLEDDAKVRVAYQTERAITWNGAAETLCGRTLEEDFGLENPDWSQAIARKPLGLIVKGGAASPVALAKGLHEKVSRKSFDKTKFALAVLTEDEEAWHVPAYIRDGLVWLKDEIRIELETVLPDAILIAEEDVAIRGEHE; encoded by the coding sequence ATGGCTTTCTATGTAATTTCAAAAATTAGCGGAGGATTTTTCGTGCATCTTCACTCGTATCGCCTCAGAAACTTTCGACGCCTGAAAGATGCTCATATTGAGCTGGCTGACGACATCTCAATATTTGTAGGATCGAATAACAGTGGAAAAACGTCGGCAACTCAGGCGATCCATGCTTTCGTCACGGGCGGACGGGATCGTTTCAGTCTCTATGATTTCAGCTCATCGTGCTGGAAGATTTTCGATGAAGCTGCAAATATCAACTTGGCCGCCCCGATACCCAAGGGTTTCACGCTTCCAAGCATAGATCTTGATCTCTGGTTCGAGGTTGCGGCGCCAGACCTCTATCTAGTGATTCCCTTGCTTCCGAGTACAGCATGGGAGGGAACCAAGGTCGGCATCCGAGTTTCCCTAACCGCTAGAAGCCCCATTAACCTCATCCGAAATTTCCAAGAAGCTAAGGTTAAAGGTGCTGGGCAGGCAGCGGAACTGCCGCCCGAATCACAATATATCCCTTGGCCTCGCTCCATGACGGACTATCTCCAGCGCGAGCTCAAGAGCGAATATGAGCTCCGCTACTTCATCTTGGATCGCACGCAATTCGATGAGACCTTCCGCGAGATCGGCGGTTACATTCCAGATGAACTAGGCGGAGAGCCAGGTGGCGGAACGATTCTAAAATCTCTTATTCATATCGACAATCTTGGTGCTCAGCGACACCTTGCTGATCCTAATCCGGAAGCAGGCAGCAGATCAGAAGACCTGTCAAAGCGATTGAGCCGTTTTTACAAGCGAAACCTTAATCAGAGGCAAGACGATCACATAGCCCTCAAGGCTCTGTTCGAATCTGAGCAAGCGCTCAACATTCACCTGGATGGGGTATTCAAGCCAACGCTTGATCGGCTCGCCAAGCTTGGCTATCCGGGCGTCAATAACCCGCGCCTGAAGATAATGTCGGCGCTAGACCCCGCCCACGTCATGAGCCAAGACGCGCGGGTTCACTATCAGATCGGAGAAGGCGAAGACACCAATACCCTTCCAGACAGTTATAACGGGCTTGGCTTCAAGAATTTGATCTACATGGTCGTAGAGATTCTCGACTCTCAAGCCAGGTGGGCTACGATGGACGATCGCCCACCATTGCACCTGCTTTTTGTGGAGGAACCAGAGGCCCATCTTCACGCCCAACTCCAACAGGTCTTCATACGAAATATTCTTGAGCTTCTGAATATAGAGGGCGACGATGGAAGTATTTTTGGCAGCCAGATGGTCATCACGACCCACTCGCCGCACATCCTTTACGAGCGAGGCTTCAAGCCGATCCGCTACTTCCGACGCAAGAAAGTTGGCAAGGAACAGTTGACGGAAGTTCTAAACCTATCGGCATTCTATAAAAACCAGCCAGATGATCGTGATTTTCTGGAACGATATCTGAAGCTGACACACTGTGATCTATTTTTCTCAGATGCAGCTATTCTCGTTGAAGGCAACGTTGAGAGATTGCTCCTCCCTGTCATGATTCGAAAGAGCGCGAAGACTCTCCGCTCAGCTTGTCTATGCATTTTGGAGGTCGGCGGTGCCTTTGGGCACCGCTTCCAGTCGCTTATAGAATTTCTTGGTCTGACAACCCTGATCATTACTGATATTGATAGTGTTGCCCTTGTGGCACCTGCGGCCGTCGACGACGAGGAAGTCGAAGAGTTCGAGGTTCCACACGACGCCGAAGACGATGCTGCAGTGCAGGCCCAAGACAATGGGCAAGATCCAGTCGATGAGGCTATGGTTCCAGCACCCAAGAAGAAGTATGGCAAGGCTTGTTTGCCCAGCGAACCGGACGCTGCAACTTCGAATCAGACCCTCATCAAATGGCTTCCGGGGAAGTTCACAATCGAAGATTTGCGTAACGCATCTGAAGCAGACAAAATTCATGTGCTCGAAGACGATGCGAAGGTTCGCGTGGCCTATCAGACTGAACGGGCTATCACTTGGAACGGAGCCGCAGAAACCCTCTGCGGGCGTACGTTAGAGGAGGACTTTGGCCTCGAAAACCCCGACTGGTCCCAGGCCATTGCGAGGAAGCCTCTGGGCCTAATTGTGAAGGGCGGAGCCGCTAGTCCTGTTGCTCTTGCCAAAGGCCTTCATGAGAAGGTTTCGCGGAAGAGCTTCGACAAAACGAAGTTTGCGCTTGCCGTTCTCACTGAAGACGAAGAAGCCTGGCATGTACCGGCTTACATCCGTGATGGGCTTGTCTGGCTGAAGGACGAAATACGTATCGAACTTGAGACCGTGCTGCCCGACGCCATCCTCATCGCTGAAGAAGATGTCGCGATAAGGGGCGAGCATGAATAG
- a CDS encoding TolC family protein, whose translation MKYGLLIALAAGAVQAAPIPPAPGLLPTAMVRPLLDQDPEVAAARAGREMLRQDAALAQESPYEWTAKVTAQRRTVEAGPHYREWNAGVERTLRLPAKANADRRIGQALQEEGEARYGEALHETARELLGLWLDWSHAEQALVLAAEHQQAASDNLAAVNKRVKAGDAAALDASLARGDLADQQRVSIEAKTAAAVAWARLHARFPGFQRELSTLPSSLPLAESPTFWRERILAQSDELKITEAQLLKAQGMSARMRAERTPDPTVGLYTASEVGGRERITGVMFSIPLPGAHRAARDGRAVQAMEVSQHEVALKRRALDSAIAVSLASAQGAHESWQVAEAGAADMRDNARLLQRAYTLGEADLPTLLAARRQATTAQQNALAARVAAARAYYGILVDAHVVWDMDHE comes from the coding sequence ATGAAGTATGGATTACTCATTGCGCTGGCGGCGGGTGCGGTCCAGGCCGCGCCAATTCCGCCGGCGCCCGGCTTGTTGCCGACAGCGATGGTGCGCCCTTTACTGGACCAGGATCCTGAGGTGGCCGCCGCCCGTGCCGGGCGCGAGATGCTGCGCCAGGACGCCGCGCTGGCGCAGGAATCGCCGTACGAGTGGACCGCCAAGGTCACGGCCCAGCGGCGTACCGTGGAAGCCGGCCCCCATTACAGGGAGTGGAATGCGGGCGTGGAGCGCACTTTGCGCTTGCCGGCCAAGGCCAATGCGGATCGCCGCATCGGCCAGGCCTTGCAGGAAGAGGGGGAGGCGCGCTATGGCGAGGCCTTGCACGAGACCGCGCGTGAATTGCTGGGACTGTGGCTGGACTGGTCGCACGCTGAACAGGCGCTGGTATTGGCGGCCGAACACCAGCAGGCGGCCAGCGACAATCTTGCTGCGGTGAACAAGCGCGTCAAGGCCGGTGACGCCGCCGCACTCGACGCCAGCCTGGCGCGCGGGGACCTGGCCGACCAGCAACGAGTCAGTATCGAAGCCAAAACGGCGGCAGCTGTTGCTTGGGCACGCCTGCATGCGCGTTTTCCTGGCTTCCAGCGCGAGTTGTCCACCTTGCCTTCCTCGCTTCCCCTTGCCGAGTCGCCGACGTTCTGGCGTGAACGCATCCTGGCCCAGAGTGACGAACTCAAGATTACCGAGGCGCAACTGCTCAAGGCGCAAGGCATGAGCGCGCGCATGCGGGCCGAGCGCACGCCAGATCCCACTGTCGGCCTGTACACGGCGTCCGAGGTGGGCGGTCGTGAGCGCATCACGGGTGTCATGTTCAGCATTCCCTTGCCGGGCGCCCACCGGGCCGCACGCGATGGGCGGGCAGTCCAGGCCATGGAGGTGTCGCAGCATGAGGTCGCACTGAAGCGGCGCGCCCTCGATAGCGCCATTGCCGTATCGCTGGCGTCGGCACAGGGCGCGCATGAAAGCTGGCAGGTGGCCGAAGCGGGCGCGGCGGACATGCGTGACAACGCACGCCTGCTGCAACGTGCCTACACCTTGGGCGAAGCCGATCTTCCTACCTTGTTGGCGGCCCGCCGCCAGGCGACCACCGCTCAGCAAAACGCCCTGGCGGCGCGGGTGGCGGCGGCACGCGCGTATTACGGCATCCTGGTCGACGCGCATGTGGTGTGGGACATGGACCATGAATAA
- a CDS encoding site-specific integrase has translation MSDIDRFLQAATRENTRQSYQSAIRDFEVEWGGFLPATPDSIARYLANRADKHAVNTLRQRLAALAKWHLDQGFPDPTKASVIRQVLRGIQTLYPAQEKRAKPFQIDQLKLVDRWLTANADSAQSHGDLASELRYRRNKALFLLGFWRGFRGDELTRVQIEHVHVTPGEGMTCFLPRTKSDRQLKGGNFKVPLLSCLCPVTAYEEWIAAARLTAGPVFRAVDRWANISANGLNIDSLVPLLRNILQDAGVDAPELYSAHSLRRGFASWATANGWDLITLMEHVGWKNAQSAMRYIDREDPFNQRRIEHALLPTQGK, from the coding sequence ATGTCTGATATCGATCGCTTCCTGCAGGCCGCCACACGCGAAAATACCCGGCAGAGCTATCAAAGCGCTATCCGCGACTTCGAGGTGGAATGGGGCGGGTTTTTACCCGCCACGCCTGACAGCATTGCGCGCTACTTGGCCAATCGCGCCGACAAACATGCCGTTAACACCTTGCGTCAGCGTTTGGCTGCACTGGCCAAGTGGCATCTCGATCAAGGCTTTCCAGATCCGACCAAGGCATCCGTGATACGCCAGGTCTTGCGTGGCATCCAGACCTTGTACCCGGCCCAGGAAAAGCGGGCAAAACCCTTTCAAATCGATCAACTCAAGCTAGTCGATCGCTGGTTGACGGCTAATGCGGACTCCGCGCAATCCCATGGAGACTTGGCCTCCGAACTGCGATACCGCCGCAACAAAGCGTTGTTTCTGCTGGGTTTCTGGCGCGGGTTTCGCGGGGATGAGCTGACCCGCGTGCAGATCGAGCATGTCCATGTCACTCCAGGTGAAGGGATGACTTGCTTTTTACCACGCACCAAAAGTGATCGCCAGCTCAAAGGCGGCAATTTCAAGGTGCCGTTGCTATCATGCTTATGCCCTGTCACCGCTTATGAGGAATGGATCGCTGCAGCGAGATTGACGGCTGGACCGGTGTTCCGTGCCGTTGATCGCTGGGCCAACATCAGCGCTAACGGCCTAAATATCGATAGCTTGGTACCGCTCCTGCGTAATATCCTGCAGGATGCTGGCGTGGATGCGCCTGAGTTGTACAGCGCCCACTCGCTACGCCGCGGCTTTGCCAGTTGGGCAACCGCGAATGGGTGGGATCTGATAACGCTGATGGAGCATGTGGGCTGGAAAAATGCCCAGTCCGCCATGCGCTACATAGATCGGGAAGATCCCTTTAACCAGCGCCGTATCGAGCATGCCCTGCTTCCTACTCAAGGCAAGTGA
- a CDS encoding DMT family transporter, with protein MASLSSLPGQGAHQGVVYALLAAALFGASTPFAKTLVGQVAPVTLAGILYLGSGLGLLACFLARAVLTRNNQDKPATLTAADLPWLAGAIAFGGIAGPVLLMFGLTLTPASSASLLLNIEGVLTAMLAWFVFKENFDRRIFIGMLLIVAAGILLSWEQVPKLGVPWGAIAIVGACLCWGIDNNLTRKVSASDALQIAALKGLVAGSVNLAIALALGYSLPSVTISLSAGLVGFCGYGLSLVMFVLALRHLGTARTGAYFSAAPFVGAVISLFMLGEIPGLLFWLAAALMAAGIWLHLTEKHEHDHEHEPLLHTHAHSHDAHHQHTHEDGWDGKEPHVHAHQHVPLRHAHPHYPDIHHRHDHS; from the coding sequence ATGGCATCTTTATCATCTTTACCCGGGCAGGGTGCGCATCAGGGCGTCGTGTACGCCTTGCTGGCGGCAGCCCTGTTTGGCGCCAGCACGCCCTTTGCCAAAACGCTGGTAGGGCAGGTCGCTCCGGTGACCCTGGCCGGTATCCTGTACCTAGGCAGCGGGCTGGGCCTGCTGGCCTGCTTCCTGGCGCGCGCGGTGCTCACCCGTAACAATCAGGACAAACCCGCCACGCTGACGGCTGCGGATCTGCCCTGGCTCGCGGGGGCGATCGCTTTCGGCGGGATTGCGGGGCCGGTCCTGCTGATGTTTGGCCTGACGCTCACGCCAGCCTCATCGGCATCGCTGCTGCTCAATATCGAGGGCGTGCTCACAGCGATGTTGGCCTGGTTCGTCTTCAAGGAAAATTTCGACCGCCGCATTTTCATCGGCATGCTGCTGATTGTCGCCGCCGGCATCCTGCTGTCGTGGGAACAAGTGCCCAAGCTTGGCGTGCCTTGGGGGGCGATCGCCATTGTCGGCGCCTGCCTGTGCTGGGGCATCGACAACAACCTGACGCGCAAGGTGTCGGCCAGCGATGCTTTGCAGATTGCCGCCTTGAAGGGTCTGGTGGCCGGTTCCGTCAACCTGGCCATTGCCCTGGCCCTCGGTTATTCCTTGCCCAGCGTCACCATTTCCCTGAGCGCCGGACTGGTCGGTTTTTGCGGCTATGGCTTGAGCCTGGTGATGTTCGTGCTGGCGTTGCGCCACCTGGGAACTGCCCGCACGGGCGCTTATTTTTCGGCGGCACCGTTTGTCGGGGCCGTCATCTCGCTGTTCATGCTGGGCGAGATACCCGGACTGCTATTCTGGCTAGCCGCGGCACTGATGGCCGCAGGCATCTGGCTGCATTTGACGGAAAAGCATGAGCACGATCACGAGCACGAGCCGCTGTTACACACGCATGCACACAGCCACGACGCCCATCATCAGCATACCCACGAGGATGGTTGGGACGGCAAGGAGCCACATGTGCACGCGCATCAGCATGTGCCGCTGCGCCATGCACATCCCCATTATCCAGACATTCATCATCGGCACGATCATTCATGA
- a CDS encoding DUF3240 family protein, with product MTELCLTLLCPPALEERVLDTLLMSSEISLFTSTSAAAHGLAHDRLSATEQVLGLAKMTRIDALLPETHRETVLTMLRQVLQGGGVRYWLTPITESGELL from the coding sequence ATGACTGAACTGTGTTTAACCTTGCTGTGTCCTCCAGCGCTGGAAGAGCGCGTGCTCGACACGCTGCTGATGAGCAGTGAAATTTCCCTATTTACCAGCACGTCGGCCGCCGCGCACGGCCTGGCGCACGATCGGCTCAGCGCCACCGAGCAAGTGCTCGGCTTGGCCAAGATGACGCGCATCGATGCACTTCTGCCGGAAACGCATCGGGAAACGGTGCTGACTATGCTGCGCCAAGTCTTGCAGGGCGGTGGTGTGCGCTATTGGCTCACACCCATTACCGAATCGGGGGAGCTGCTATGA